The Pseudodesulfovibrio sediminis genome includes the window GTCCGGTGACATCGACCTCATATTGCATGCGACCCTTGATGCCGCGCATGCGGTCTTCAAGCATGTATTCAATGCCCTGTTTGCCGACATTGTCGCCCAGTGCCAGTTCAGGCTGTTTGCCCATCTCTTCTTCGTTGGCCTCGGCCACATAGCCGAGTACATGGGCGAACAGAGTGCCGTACCGGTACAGTCGGCGAGGACGGAACTGGATTTCCAGACCGGGCCAGCGGACCTTGTTGGTGTCGATGAGTGCGAGTTGATTGTAGGTCAGGTCAGGGATGACGATCAGCGGCTCGAACGGCTTCACTCGTTTCTTGTTCTTGTTGTACAGCGTCTTGAGGGCGAAATAATCCTTGCCGGTCCACATGGCGATCTGGTGAATGAGCCTGTCGATGTCCGGGCAGTCCTCGCGGATGATGCTGAGCGCATAGGCGGGTTCGTTCACGGCCAGGAGTTCGCCGTTGCGGTCGCGGATCAGGCCGCGAGGTGAAAATATGGATTCCTGACGAAGCTGGTTGTCGCGGGCCTTGAGCGCGTACTCTTCACCCTTGTGGATCTGGAGGTACCACAGGCGTATGGCAAACAGACAGAACAGACCGAGAATGAGCGCCTGGAGCAGGAGCAGACCTGACCTGGGTGGCTGCTGGTCGGTTTCGCTATAAAGATCTGACATCCTGCCTCAGTCTTGTTGGATAGAAGTAGTCGATCACCAGCCAGATGATCGGGAACGTGATGGCCTGGAGGCCTCCTTCGATAAGCACCGGCTTCATGAGGATGGTCAGGTCGGCCAGGCTGGCCATGGCGTAGATCAGGAACGGGTGCAGGACGCCCAGTGCCAGCCCGAGCAGTCCCATGAAGAGAAAGGACCTCGACTCGAAGAGCCACTGCCCGGCGAGGTAAAAGCCGATGAGCAGGCTGTACTCGGCCAGTCCGTAGCCAAAGGGGAGGTTGCCGGTTCCCTCTATGAGCAGCATCCATATGGCGGCCAGCCACAGTGTGCGGGTTCCTCCTTCCTTTTGCAGGCAGAGGATGATGCCGGGCGCAAAGAAGTCCATGCCGGGAAAAGTGCGGTGTCCCCAGACGCCGAAAATGGTATAGGTCCCCCACCAGAGCAGGGACAGGGCTTTATTGGTCGGAGGCACCGGTGTCGCCCTCCTCGTCTGCAGGAGTTGCATCCGTCAGCGGCAGCTCCTCGGGTTGACGGCTCAGAAGCAGGACTTCCTCAAGCTTGGCCACGTCCACCAGCGGCTCGGCCAGCACGGTGAGGAACAGGGAAATGTCGGAGCGTTGGACTTTGGTCACACGGGCCACGGGCAATCCCTTGGGGAAGATGCCGGACAGGCCGGATGTGAGCAGAAGCTCGCCAGGATCGATCTTGGCGTTCTGGTTGATGTAGCGGAGTCTGAGAGACTGGCCGTATCCCTGACCGGAGAGCATGCCCGGAGAGCGATGGGTGTCGCCGATGACGGCGATGCGGCTGTTGGTGTCGGTCAGGAGAAGGACGGTCGAGGTGCCCACGCCGGTACGCCATATGCGGCCTACCACGCCGTCAAGAGCGGTGACGGGCATGTCGTCCGCAATGCCTTGCGCGCTCCCCTTGTCCACGGTGATGGTGGCCAGTGCGCTGGCCGGCCCCATACGGTGGCCGATGACGCGCGTACCGGAAAACATCCATTGTTCGGGAGCGGTGAACCCCAGGATTTTTTCCAGCCGTCCGGCACTCTCGGCCTGGGCTTTCATGAGCAGGTTGGCCTTTCTGCACATGGCGGCTTCTTCTTTGAGAGCATCGTTTTCCTGCTTGAGGCCCACCAGATAGATGTAGCGTTCCCAGAATCCCACGACATTGTCCTTGACCCAGATGCCAGGCCGCAGGATGACGCCGGAGATATCCAGCCCCGTGTAGGTGGACAGGGCGTCGAGGTGTCCGGTGCGCAGGTTCCAGGTGTGCAGGGAAAGGTACACAAATAGACCTGCCACGATGATGATGGCTATTTTTTTTGGTCCGGTCATGTATTTCTACCTTTCAACTTATGAAAGCGCACGATTGCTGCTGTGGTGCAACCGTGCGCTTGTTGATAACCAGTGTGTGGTCATATCGACCCGGCTAGTCCGTGGTGATATCCTTGTACAGGTCAATATTGTCGAGCGCCTTGCCCGAGCCGAGGACAACCGCTGTGAGCGGGTCTTCAACCACGGTGATGGGCAATTGGGTCTCATGCTGCAACAGCTGATCAAGCCCCTTGAGGAGCGCGCCGCCGCCGGTGAGGACGATGCCTCGGTCAACGATGTCGGCCGCCAGCTCGGGCGGTGTCTGTTCCAGCGCGATGCGGACGCCCTGAACGATGCCTTCCACCTGCTCACTGATGGCCTCGCGGACCTCTTCGGCGGTGATGGGGCGGTTCTGGGGAATACCAGTGACCAGGTCACGACCCTTGACTTCCATGATCGGCTCTTCGTCACCCAGAGGGTAGGCGGACCCGATGTTGATCTTGATCTGTTCCGATGTGGATTCACCGATGAGCATGTTGTACTTGCGTTTGACGTGCTGCATGATCGCCTCGTCCATCTTGTCGCCGCCGATCCGGACGGAACGGGCGTAGACAATACCGGACAGGGAGATGACGGCGATCTCGGTGGTGCCGCCGCCGATGTCCACTATCATGTTCGAGGTCGGTTCAGTGATGGGCAGGTTGGCCCCGATGGCTGCGGCCATGGGTTCCTCGATGAGGTAGACCTCACGAGCACCGGCACTCTGTGCCGATTCCCTGACAGCGCGTTTTTCGACCTGCGTAATGCCCGTGGGCACACAGATCATGATTCGGGGACGGACAAGCCGTCTGGAGTTGTGGACTTTGGAAATAAAGTGGCGAAGCATGGCTTCCGTGACTTCGAAGTCGGCGATGACGCCGTCCTTCATGGGTCTGATGGCAACGATGTTGCCGGGCGTACGGCCGAGCATCTTCTTTGCTTCGGCGCCGACTGCCAGCACGGCCTTGCCACCGCGCGAGTCTTTTTTTACAGCCACGACCGACGGTTCACTCAGCATGACGCCCTTGCCTTTGACATAGACCAGCGTGTTCGCTGTGCCCAGGTCAATGGCAAGATCACTGGAAAAAGAGCCGATGATTCTGTTGAGCAGGCTACCCATGTATCCCCCGTTCAATACGGTGCTAATGTAAGATTTCTTATTCGACAGCGTTCTTCCCAAGTGAGGGCAAGTACGCTAGTTTGTATTTTCAACTGAAGATTCGTACCAAATGTAACCCGCTCTAGCAACAGACCATTGAAGGTTTGAGCAGTTTTTCTCAACTTTTTCTAAAAAAACATGTATCGCACCTTTGGACTTTCCTCATATATGCGTCAACGGTTTGGTCAGCGCGTCCAGAAAATCCCGCTGGACGGGGGCTTTTCCTGTCCGAACAGGGATGGCACCATTTCCCGCGAGGGGTGCGTCTTCTGCAACCCCATGGGCTCAGGTTCAGGCATGGCGGATCGCGGTCTTTCGCTGGAGGAGCAGTGGCGGTTTTGGCGCAATCACCACTATGAGCACCACGGGCTGGAACTGTTTGCCGCCTATCTTCAATCCTACTCCAACACGCACGGCCCCCTCGACAAGCTCGCTTCGATTCTGGAGAAGCTCGCCGGACTCCCCGGGTTGACCGCGTTGTCGTTGGGCACGCGCCCCGATTGTCTGGATGATGCCAAGCTCGATCTGCTGGCCGCCCAGCAGGAACGCCTTGGACTCGGCGAGATTTTCCTTGAGCTGGGGTTGCAGTCCGCCTGCGACGTCACTCTCGATCATATCAACCGTGGACATGATGCCGAGGCCTTTGCCGTGGCCACCCACGCGGCTGCGCAGCGCGGGCTGACCGTGGTGGCCCACATCATCGGGGGCCTGCCCAGGCCGGGCGGTCGCGAAGGACTGACCGAGATGGTCGATTCCGTGAGGTTCATCAACTCCCTGCCCGTTCGGGGGGTCAAGTTTCACAATCTGTATGTGGCTCGCGGCACACGGCTTGCCAAATGGTATGAGAGCGGAGCCTATGTCCCCCCCTCCCAGGACGAGTATCTCATGTGGCTGGCCGAGGCTGTCATGCATCTTGATCCGAAGATCGTTGTACATCGCCTCAACGGCAACCCTGCCAAGGGGGAACTGCTGGCCCCGGACTGGGCGGCCAATATGCGGGGCCTGCACAACGCGGTGCGCGGGTATTTCAAACGGCATGACATCTGGCAGGGACGGAAGAACGGTGCCGAAGAAGGGCCGTCCGCGTGGTTTGATCCGGCGTATGACAGGACCGCTTCAGACGAATCCTGATTCTGTTTTTCTGAGATATTTCAAGACAATTTTTTTTCTTTGTAGTAGGAAAAAAAGCAATAACCATCGCAGTGTTTATTACCAGCGGTTATTGTCTGGACGTTAAGCGGGCATCGGGTCCGTGTTCATGGCTGACCGTCCGACTCATGCAACGTTGATATTCCACTATCTAAGAAAGACATCTTGCGTTCTTCCGAAGGAGATATGACCATGCCGAAATATGTTATCGAGAGAGAAATTCCCGGTGCAGGGAACCTGACTGCTGAAGAATTGCAGGGTATATCCAAGCATTCCTGTGGCGTATTGCAGGATCTTGGCCCCCAGGTTCAATGGGTCCAGTCCTATGTGACCGACGACAAGATCTACTGCGTCTACATTGCCCCCGATGAAGCCGCGGTGCGTGAACATGCCGAAAAAGGCGGTTTCCCTGCCAATTCGGTAGCCGAAGTCAGGACCATTATTGATCCGACAACGGCTGAATAACAGTCGAAAGACGACGAAGTAAAAACCCCCGGCGCAATGGCGTCGGGGGTTTTTGTCTCGTACGCGGCGCATGTCACTGTTTGTTTAAAATGGTTTCGAGACTTCCGTCGGTGCGCATGGCTTCCAGTGCGCGATTGATGTCGTCCAGGTGCTGTACCAGAGGCGATTTTCGAGACAGGCCGATATGCCAGTAATAGCTGGAAACCGCCCTCTGGGTCGGGCGTATGTCTTTGGACCAACGCGGGTGCCTGTCCAAAAGCGGTCCGGCCACGGTCTCGTCTTCGACAATGATATCGACGCGCCCGGCATGCAGCATGCTGAAATTCAACTCGGAATCCTTGGCGTATCTGACAGGGATGTTGTGGTGGCGAATGGTTTTGAGGAGCCTCTCACTGTATGTATATCCTCGTACCAGTCCAATGGATAAATCCTTTAAATCATCAAGGGTGTTCCACCGGAAATTACCCAGTCGGTCAGGCCGATAGTATATTAGATCACTGTTTTCCACGACAGGATCACTGTAGGTCAAAAAAGCTGCTCGCTCTGTGTTTTTCATCAGCAGGGGAATGCCGTCACATTCTCCATGTTTCGCACAGTACAAAGCCCGTGCCCAGGGGACAAGCCTGATTTCATATCGTATCCCAAGCCGGCCAAAGAGTTCATCAAAGATTTCTTTTGTGATGCCCCGTTTGCAGATGCCGTCCTCTTCGCTGAATATATATGGGGGGATTGGCTCATCCATGAATATGTACGTGTCTTTATCCATGGCATGGCCTGGTGCAGGCATCAGGCAACAGAAAGCTGAAAGCACGATGCAAAGAACGGCTGTTGCAAGATTCTGTTGACGCACAAAAGACATTGTCCCTCCCTGGCAAGGTTTATCAGTATTCCGTTGGACGGAATTGGTACTGTCGG containing:
- the mreC gene encoding rod shape-determining protein MreC, with translation MTGPKKIAIIIVAGLFVYLSLHTWNLRTGHLDALSTYTGLDISGVILRPGIWVKDNVVGFWERYIYLVGLKQENDALKEEAAMCRKANLLMKAQAESAGRLEKILGFTAPEQWMFSGTRVIGHRMGPASALATITVDKGSAQGIADDMPVTALDGVVGRIWRTGVGTSTVLLLTDTNSRIAVIGDTHRSPGMLSGQGYGQSLRLRYINQNAKIDPGELLLTSGLSGIFPKGLPVARVTKVQRSDISLFLTVLAEPLVDVAKLEEVLLLSRQPEELPLTDATPADEEGDTGASDQ
- a CDS encoding rod shape-determining protein, with product MGSLLNRIIGSFSSDLAIDLGTANTLVYVKGKGVMLSEPSVVAVKKDSRGGKAVLAVGAEAKKMLGRTPGNIVAIRPMKDGVIADFEVTEAMLRHFISKVHNSRRLVRPRIMICVPTGITQVEKRAVRESAQSAGAREVYLIEEPMAAAIGANLPITEPTSNMIVDIGGGTTEIAVISLSGIVYARSVRIGGDKMDEAIMQHVKRKYNMLIGESTSEQIKINIGSAYPLGDEEPIMEVKGRDLVTGIPQNRPITAEEVREAISEQVEGIVQGVRIALEQTPPELAADIVDRGIVLTGGGALLKGLDQLLQHETQLPITVVEDPLTAVVLGSGKALDNIDLYKDITTD
- a CDS encoding TIGR01212 family radical SAM protein (This family includes YhcC from E. coli K-12, an uncharacterized radical SAM protein.) — protein: MRQRFGQRVQKIPLDGGFSCPNRDGTISREGCVFCNPMGSGSGMADRGLSLEEQWRFWRNHHYEHHGLELFAAYLQSYSNTHGPLDKLASILEKLAGLPGLTALSLGTRPDCLDDAKLDLLAAQQERLGLGEIFLELGLQSACDVTLDHINRGHDAEAFAVATHAAAQRGLTVVAHIIGGLPRPGGREGLTEMVDSVRFINSLPVRGVKFHNLYVARGTRLAKWYESGAYVPPSQDEYLMWLAEAVMHLDPKIVVHRLNGNPAKGELLAPDWAANMRGLHNAVRGYFKRHDIWQGRKNGAEEGPSAWFDPAYDRTASDES
- a CDS encoding DUF4242 domain-containing protein, encoding MPKYVIEREIPGAGNLTAEELQGISKHSCGVLQDLGPQVQWVQSYVTDDKIYCVYIAPDEAAVREHAEKGGFPANSVAEVRTIIDPTTAE
- a CDS encoding substrate-binding periplasmic protein, which codes for MDKDTYIFMDEPIPPYIFSEEDGICKRGITKEIFDELFGRLGIRYEIRLVPWARALYCAKHGECDGIPLLMKNTERAAFLTYSDPVVENSDLIYYRPDRLGNFRWNTLDDLKDLSIGLVRGYTYSERLLKTIRHHNIPVRYAKDSELNFSMLHAGRVDIIVEDETVAGPLLDRHPRWSKDIRPTQRAVSSYYWHIGLSRKSPLVQHLDDINRALEAMRTDGSLETILNKQ